In a single window of the Flavobacterium sp. W4I14 genome:
- a CDS encoding hypothetical protein (product_source=Hypo-rule applied) → MKITLYALLLSVVLFGCGKSEKAYKARPFAASDDFNVFPKSKKNVLTIVKTDSGAVAAADRFAIQYKDTTIIVDDAPNAAAQKFIVSSFINTQKTAVLVQVANETGKMAPFYIISVNDGKTEVVSLNKPSKGAEDKKYTNGLEELTRSNILVNNDFFITTINSRVYPIKRQNPDERIQGKFFMYSSDKTTLAFLTANSLYQVNRATGETFNLPLPAALINEPETLVGNIQRDYTWVANTNGTSFLKKNADDDRIVDIKEFKH, encoded by the coding sequence ATGAAAATTACGCTTTATGCACTCTTACTTTCCGTTGTTTTATTTGGCTGCGGTAAATCTGAAAAGGCCTACAAGGCAAGACCCTTTGCTGCTAGTGACGATTTTAATGTTTTCCCAAAATCGAAAAAAAATGTGCTTACTATCGTAAAAACAGATTCTGGTGCTGTAGCAGCAGCCGATCGCTTCGCCATTCAATATAAAGATACCACTATTATTGTTGACGATGCCCCAAATGCCGCTGCGCAGAAATTTATTGTTTCATCATTCATCAACACACAAAAAACAGCTGTATTGGTACAGGTAGCCAATGAAACAGGTAAAATGGCTCCGTTTTATATCATTTCTGTTAATGATGGAAAAACCGAAGTGGTGAGTTTGAATAAACCATCAAAAGGTGCTGAAGATAAAAAATATACAAACGGTTTAGAAGAATTAACACGTAGTAATATTTTGGTGAATAACGATTTTTTTATCACAACTATAAATTCAAGGGTTTATCCCATTAAGAGACAAAACCCTGACGAACGCATCCAGGGGAAATTTTTTATGTATTCTAGCGATAAAACCACATTAGCCTTTTTAACCGCTAATTCTTTGTACCAGGTAAATAGGGCAACGGGCGAAACTTTTAACCTGCCATTGCCAGCAGCATTAATAAATGAACCTGAAACCCTTGTTGGGAATATTCAAAGAGATTATACTTGGGTAGCGAATACAAATGGAACATCTTTCTTAAAGAAAAATGCTGATGATG
- a CDS encoding NarL family two-component system response regulator LiaR (product_source=KO:K11618; cath_funfam=1.10.10.10; cog=COG2771; ko=KO:K11618; pfam=PF00196; smart=SM00421; superfamily=46894; transmembrane_helix_parts=Inside_1_12,TMhelix_13_30,Outside_31_39,TMhelix_40_62,Inside_63_157) — MANTPNFLAKNKSVILYGVFLAALLFLLKWLELRFMIINHAFEIYAGSIAVIFTALGIWLALKLTRPKTILIEKEVFTGKPETFILNEKELTKLNISKRELEVLQLMSVGLSNQEIALKLFVSLNTIKTHNARLFEKLEVKRRTQAIETAKRLCIIP, encoded by the coding sequence ATGGCAAACACACCGAATTTTCTCGCTAAAAATAAAAGCGTAATCTTATATGGGGTTTTCCTGGCTGCACTACTGTTTTTACTGAAGTGGCTTGAACTTCGTTTCATGATCATCAACCATGCCTTCGAAATTTATGCTGGTTCGATAGCTGTTATTTTTACAGCTTTAGGCATTTGGCTTGCGCTTAAATTAACCAGGCCCAAAACCATACTGATCGAAAAAGAAGTTTTTACCGGGAAGCCTGAAACATTTATCCTCAACGAAAAAGAACTGACCAAACTCAACATCAGCAAAAGAGAGCTGGAGGTTTTGCAGCTCATGTCTGTAGGTTTAAGCAACCAGGAAATTGCGTTAAAGTTATTTGTTTCCTTAAACACCATAAAAACACACAACGCCAGGCTTTTCGAGAAACTGGAAGTTAAACGCAGAACACAGGCCATAGAAACAGCCAAAAGACTCTGTATTATCCCTTAG
- a CDS encoding ethanolamine transporter EutH (product_source=COG3192; cog=COG3192; pfam=PF13858; superfamily=103473; transmembrane_helix_parts=Inside_1_4,TMhelix_5_27,Outside_28_36,TMhelix_37_55,Inside_56_75,TMhelix_76_98,Outside_99_144,TMhelix_145_167,Inside_168_180) — translation MKKNIIVFGLIAGLIVSTLMVLSMARCYSDPNLKHSMLIGYASMVLAFSFIFVGIKNYRDKYNDGLITFGKAFKIGALISLVASTIYAMVWLIDYYVFMPDFMDKYVAQALREAKADGASAAELATKTKELASSQEMYKNPIMVVLFTYMEILPVGILISLVAALILKRKQGAPLSVKTA, via the coding sequence ATGAAAAAGAACATAATTGTATTTGGATTAATCGCCGGCTTAATTGTATCAACCTTGATGGTGCTCTCTATGGCGAGATGTTATAGCGACCCGAACCTTAAGCATAGCATGCTTATCGGTTACGCCTCAATGGTATTGGCTTTTTCCTTTATTTTTGTCGGCATCAAAAACTACCGCGATAAATATAACGATGGATTAATCACTTTCGGCAAAGCATTTAAAATCGGTGCATTGATCAGCTTGGTAGCGTCTACCATATATGCTATGGTCTGGTTGATTGATTATTACGTATTTATGCCTGATTTTATGGATAAATATGTTGCCCAGGCACTTAGGGAAGCCAAAGCAGATGGTGCATCGGCAGCTGAGCTGGCAACTAAAACAAAAGAACTGGCTTCCAGTCAGGAAATGTACAAAAACCCAATCATGGTAGTTCTATTTACCTATATGGAAATACTGCCTGTAGGTATATTGATCTCATTGGTAGCGGCACTCATTCTTAAAAGAAAACAGGGAGCTCCATTAAGTGTTAAAACCGCTTAA
- a CDS encoding hypothetical protein (product_source=Hypo-rule applied; superfamily=51182): MYTIPFTNIDWSQIEKVEYPGETGTATWQTLNLDDLRIRIVTYSAGYLADHWCQKGHIVHCLAGSFVSEMEDGATFALSAGMTYVVSDDLSSHRSVSQENVKLLIIDGSFLKPKDI, from the coding sequence ATGTATACGATCCCCTTTACCAATATAGATTGGAGCCAGATAGAAAAAGTAGAATACCCTGGCGAAACAGGCACAGCAACATGGCAAACCTTAAACCTTGACGACTTAAGGATCAGGATTGTAACCTACTCTGCAGGCTACCTTGCCGATCATTGGTGCCAGAAAGGCCATATTGTACATTGTTTGGCAGGTAGCTTTGTAAGTGAAATGGAGGATGGGGCAACATTCGCACTGAGCGCGGGGATGACCTATGTGGTTTCTGACGATTTAAGTTCACACCGGTCAGTATCGCAGGAAAACGTGAAACTTTTGATAATTGATGGCAGTTTTTTAAAACCAAAAGACATTTAA
- a CDS encoding putative damage-inducible protein DinB (product_source=COG2318; cog=COG2318; pfam=PF05163; superfamily=109854): protein MMLVKSLLGEFLHEAENTRKLLNAIPNSALDFIPSAHSWTTAQLASHIAEIYDWYPGTFHGNEFNMDTYKRDEVDISDIENIIGKFERAFNRAKESIESATDERMLEDWKMTAGGKILLGPMPRIQVVRGFLMNHIYHHRGEMIVYLRSTGNKVPNMYGPIYEDSLR from the coding sequence ATGATGCTGGTTAAATCACTTTTGGGTGAATTTCTTCATGAAGCAGAAAACACCCGCAAACTTTTAAACGCAATACCAAACAGTGCTTTAGATTTTATACCTTCAGCGCACTCCTGGACTACGGCCCAATTGGCATCGCACATTGCTGAAATATACGATTGGTATCCCGGAACTTTTCATGGTAACGAATTTAACATGGATACCTATAAGCGTGACGAGGTAGATATCAGCGATATCGAAAACATTATAGGCAAATTTGAACGGGCCTTTAACAGGGCCAAAGAAAGTATCGAATCGGCTACCGACGAGCGCATGTTAGAAGACTGGAAAATGACCGCAGGAGGTAAAATCCTTCTCGGTCCCATGCCCAGAATCCAAGTGGTACGCGGCTTTTTAATGAACCATATTTATCACCACCGGGGCGAAATGATTGTATACCTGCGTTCAACAGGGAATAAGGTGCCAAACATGTACGGTCCCATTTACGAAGACAGTCTTAGATAA
- a CDS encoding ribosomal-protein-alanine N-acetyltransferase (product_source=KO:K03790; cath_funfam=3.40.630.30; cog=COG1670; ko=KO:K03790; pfam=PF13302; superfamily=55729) has protein sequence MKIFAETERLILRELLPTDAEGMFEMDGDPEVHLYLGNNPVKSIEQSIAEIEFIRKQYIENGIGRWAVIEKATGNFVGWSGLKLIKESTNNHIDYYDLGYRFSKRFWGKGYATETAMAAKNYGFNELNLNEIIGIANIDNLGSIHVLEKVGLKRISIFDYLGIKHHWMKIEKPI, from the coding sequence ATGAAGATTTTTGCCGAAACCGAACGTTTAATTTTACGCGAATTGCTACCTACAGATGCTGAGGGCATGTTTGAAATGGATGGTGATCCTGAAGTGCATCTTTACCTGGGCAATAATCCTGTAAAATCAATCGAACAAAGTATCGCAGAAATAGAATTTATCAGGAAACAATATATCGAAAACGGTATTGGCAGATGGGCTGTTATCGAAAAAGCAACAGGTAATTTTGTAGGTTGGTCGGGCTTAAAACTAATTAAAGAATCTACCAATAACCACATCGATTATTACGATCTGGGGTATCGGTTCAGTAAACGGTTTTGGGGCAAGGGCTATGCTACAGAAACTGCAATGGCGGCAAAGAACTACGGTTTTAATGAACTAAATCTAAATGAGATTATTGGCATAGCAAATATCGATAACCTGGGGTCTATCCATGTTTTGGAAAAAGTGGGTTTAAAACGGATCTCTATTTTCGATTACCTCGGCATAAAACACCACTGGATGAAGATTGAAAAACCAATTTAG
- a CDS encoding heat shock protein HslJ (product_source=KO:K03668; cog=COG3187; ko=KO:K03668; pfam=PF03724), with protein MKHLVFCGMLILLLSSCKEKLDPASFTNTKWELTELPGLTLPTTAKATLNFADSLKISGKSFCNNYGGQGEIAANKITVKNVFGTKMFCQETDAAERAYLHALNQVNGAKITDNKLHLLDGDKTLLVFTKTN; from the coding sequence ATGAAACACCTAGTCTTCTGTGGAATGCTGATCTTATTATTGAGTTCTTGTAAAGAAAAATTAGATCCGGCGAGCTTTACCAACACCAAATGGGAGTTAACAGAACTGCCGGGCTTAACTTTACCTACAACAGCAAAAGCAACGCTAAACTTTGCGGATAGCCTTAAAATCAGCGGAAAATCGTTTTGTAATAATTATGGCGGCCAGGGAGAAATCGCAGCTAATAAAATAACCGTTAAAAATGTTTTTGGCACAAAAATGTTCTGTCAGGAAACTGATGCAGCCGAACGCGCTTACTTACACGCCCTTAATCAGGTTAATGGTGCTAAAATAACTGATAATAAGCTTCATCTGCTGGATGGCGATAAAACCTTACTGGTTTTCACCAAAACAAACTAG
- a CDS encoding membrane protein (product_source=KO:K07058; cog=COG1295; ko=KO:K07058; pfam=PF03631; tigrfam=TIGR00765; transmembrane_helix_parts=Inside_1_34,TMhelix_35_57,Outside_58_94,TMhelix_95_117,Inside_118_142,TMhelix_143_162,Outside_163_181,TMhelix_182_204,Inside_205_216,TMhelix_217_239,Outside_240_253,TMhelix_254_276,Inside_277_307) produces the protein MPSITEDLKFFFSTIRKAFNLFQQNDPLRLAGATAFFTNFALPPILIILIRLFGMFTDRRLLATHLFERLASILDNESILQIRTTLRNIRGIDQAWYVTLFSFIFFLFVATTLFNVIKNSLEQIWNIGQKDKKGIVNTLKSRAISVTIILFAGILFFIGLLADSVQAYIGAYLKNGAPSFGLVLTSIINQLVFVIIVTTWFTILFRYLTNGRPTWRAAISGGLLTGCLFTAGKYILRILLPLSNISNIYGSAGSIIVIMLFVFYSSLIFYFGASFIKALSVGRATPIVPKNGSFAYELTEVETEKED, from the coding sequence ATGCCATCGATAACAGAAGATCTGAAGTTTTTTTTCTCAACCATAAGAAAAGCATTTAATTTATTTCAGCAGAATGATCCTTTACGCCTGGCCGGTGCTACTGCTTTTTTCACCAATTTCGCCTTACCACCAATATTAATTATCCTCATCAGGCTGTTTGGTATGTTTACTGATAGACGCTTATTGGCTACACACCTTTTCGAACGGCTGGCCAGTATTCTCGACAATGAGAGTATTTTACAGATCAGAACTACATTGAGAAACATCCGGGGTATTGACCAGGCCTGGTATGTTACTTTGTTCAGTTTTATATTTTTCCTTTTTGTAGCTACCACCCTCTTCAATGTGATTAAAAACTCTTTAGAGCAGATCTGGAATATAGGTCAAAAAGATAAAAAAGGGATTGTTAATACCCTTAAATCGAGGGCTATATCCGTTACGATTATCTTATTTGCCGGCATATTATTTTTTATAGGCTTGCTGGCCGATAGTGTGCAGGCTTACATTGGCGCCTATCTAAAAAACGGTGCCCCTTCTTTCGGATTGGTCTTAACTTCAATCATCAACCAATTGGTTTTTGTGATCATCGTAACCACCTGGTTTACCATACTTTTCAGGTATTTAACAAACGGGCGTCCAACCTGGCGGGCAGCAATTTCTGGAGGTTTGTTAACCGGATGCCTATTTACGGCAGGAAAGTATATTTTAAGGATTTTATTGCCATTGAGTAACATCAGCAATATTTATGGATCAGCAGGTTCGATTATTGTAATTATGCTTTTCGTATTCTACTCTTCGTTGATATTTTATTTTGGTGCATCTTTTATTAAAGCGTTAAGTGTTGGTCGGGCTACTCCGATTGTACCAAAGAATGGATCGTTTGCTTATGAGCTTACAGAAGTTGAAACAGAAAAAGAGGATTAG
- a CDS encoding hypothetical protein (product_source=Hypo-rule applied; cleavage_site_network=SignalP-noTM; pfam=PF13568; superfamily=56925; transmembrane_helix_parts=Inside_1_6,TMhelix_7_29,Outside_30_196) translates to MKFLSLTVAFLLVGLFASAQVLPSFQLGIKAGANFSKFDSENTFNSNNRTGFYGGLWARVGAAGVYFQPELYVSGKKADLVSEATGEVNKVRFTSLDVPLLVGTKFGAAGIGLRLNTGPMFSLILDENQSLGQAAGSVFRADFKNQALAWQFGAGLDLKKLSFDARYELGLSKINKAGYPGTKLNLFTVGLGYRIL, encoded by the coding sequence ATGAAATTTTTATCTTTAACTGTTGCCTTTTTGCTTGTTGGCTTATTTGCCAGCGCACAGGTATTGCCGTCTTTCCAGCTGGGCATTAAAGCTGGTGCAAATTTTTCGAAATTTGATAGCGAAAACACTTTTAACAGTAACAACCGCACTGGTTTTTACGGTGGCCTTTGGGCCAGGGTAGGTGCAGCAGGCGTTTACTTCCAACCGGAGCTATATGTTTCAGGAAAGAAAGCAGATTTGGTAAGTGAGGCAACGGGTGAGGTAAATAAAGTACGTTTTACAAGTTTAGATGTGCCTTTATTGGTGGGTACAAAATTTGGTGCCGCTGGTATTGGCCTTCGTTTAAACACCGGACCGATGTTTTCATTAATATTAGATGAAAACCAGAGTCTTGGCCAGGCTGCAGGAAGCGTTTTCAGAGCCGACTTTAAAAATCAGGCTTTAGCATGGCAGTTTGGAGCAGGTTTAGACCTTAAAAAATTAAGCTTCGATGCACGTTACGAACTAGGCTTATCAAAAATCAATAAAGCAGGTTATCCCGGTACTAAGTTAAACTTATTTACAGTTGGCTTAGGTTATCGGATTTTGTAA
- a CDS encoding hypothetical protein (product_source=Hypo-rule applied; cath_funfam=3.80.10.10; superfamily=58113), giving the protein MNTLKKFELMEKIVRELEDLQNSQQALIQKIGKIEVDNIELGDNRLEKDLPDIHQNLADNLDTISGILDYFAGKTQNFGDKNNVDALKEQEAINNATS; this is encoded by the coding sequence ATGAATACTTTAAAGAAGTTTGAATTAATGGAAAAGATTGTGCGTGAATTAGAAGACTTACAAAACTCTCAGCAGGCACTTATTCAGAAAATTGGTAAAATTGAAGTAGATAATATCGAATTGGGAGATAACCGTCTGGAAAAAGATTTACCGGATATTCATCAAAATTTAGCTGATAACTTAGATACTATCTCAGGAATTTTAGATTACTTTGCAGGTAAAACACAAAACTTTGGTGATAAAAACAATGTTGATGCTTTAAAGGAACAAGAAGCCATTAACAATGCCACCAGCTAA
- a CDS encoding tetratricopeptide (TPR) repeat protein (product_source=COG0457; cath_funfam=1.25.40.10; cleavage_site_network=SignalP-noTM; cog=COG0457; pfam=PF13181; smart=SM00028; superfamily=48452) — protein sequence MKKLLTLLALVGLSLAGYAQNTSAVDKEKLFDFYQTQRYADAAQYLKGIYGEEVNDFKTLSQIGYCFLMAGNNVEAEKFYSKAYTLQPQNLPILFSLGSINNKRGNTEKAKLYYGEIVKIDSNNFNVYKLLANLYSSPKDDSLKLIYLLKANQINPLEGDVATDLAEAHAAYQQYEKAYDVLNIAIKGDSDNLVLQRAKLPIANQLKKYDEVITSGEKLLKDGADAGVIKDVAKAYYYTRMYQKSIDLFKQLELAAMENEATLYYTSLSYRALKNYPQAAIYTRKTIDEAISPNTSSYYSLLGLVYEENNQLALASTAYKKGLQFKATATLYYRLAVFYDTRLKQEKNALKYYNLYLKSKPSLTNDKEKIKFSKDRIAQLNLTD from the coding sequence ATGAAAAAGCTCCTTACATTATTGGCCTTAGTTGGTTTAAGTTTAGCTGGTTATGCGCAAAATACAAGCGCTGTCGATAAGGAGAAACTTTTCGATTTCTATCAGACCCAGCGTTATGCCGACGCTGCTCAATACCTCAAAGGCATTTATGGAGAAGAAGTGAACGATTTTAAAACCCTCAGCCAGATCGGCTATTGCTTCTTAATGGCAGGCAACAATGTTGAAGCAGAAAAATTTTATAGCAAAGCTTATACGCTGCAGCCACAAAACCTGCCTATTCTTTTCAGTCTCGGCAGTATCAATAACAAAAGGGGAAATACTGAAAAAGCCAAGCTGTACTACGGCGAAATTGTAAAAATAGACAGCAATAATTTTAATGTGTACAAACTACTGGCCAATTTATATAGTTCTCCAAAGGATGATTCACTTAAACTCATCTATCTCTTAAAGGCTAATCAGATCAATCCGCTAGAGGGCGATGTTGCTACCGATCTGGCTGAGGCACATGCTGCTTATCAGCAATATGAAAAAGCTTATGATGTACTTAACATTGCCATTAAAGGAGATAGTGATAACCTGGTGCTGCAAAGGGCTAAACTTCCTATTGCCAACCAGCTTAAAAAGTACGACGAAGTGATTACATCAGGAGAGAAACTATTGAAAGATGGTGCAGATGCAGGGGTGATAAAAGATGTTGCAAAGGCTTATTACTATACAAGGATGTATCAAAAATCGATTGATCTTTTTAAACAATTGGAGTTGGCAGCTATGGAAAATGAGGCTACCTTATATTACACATCACTTAGTTACCGGGCTTTAAAAAATTATCCGCAGGCTGCTATATATACCAGAAAAACAATCGATGAGGCCATTTCGCCCAATACTTCCAGTTATTATTCTTTATTGGGACTGGTTTATGAAGAAAATAACCAACTGGCTTTGGCAAGCACAGCCTATAAAAAAGGTCTGCAATTTAAAGCAACAGCAACTTTATATTATCGTTTGGCCGTATTTTACGATACCCGTTTAAAGCAGGAAAAAAATGCGCTTAAATATTATAACCTCTATTTAAAAAGCAAACCCAGCTTAACCAATGATAAAGAAAAAATTAAATTTTCGAAGGATAGAATTGCACAGCTAAACCTTACTGATTAA
- a CDS encoding hypothetical protein (product_source=Hypo-rule applied; cath_funfam=2.60.40.420; pfam=PF14088; superfamily=52374) yields the protein MYSKEEAARLRQQFWISFGQYMKPVPSASGSTVNWTNYKTGVKNIFFKMDVDGKKAFISIQLSHPDTDIRHLIFEQFEEFKLLFTNTVNEEWDWIKDAADDFGKTVSQISISINGVSIFNQQHWPTLISFFKPRIIALDEFWDNVKPVFEDLV from the coding sequence ATGTACAGTAAAGAAGAAGCAGCCCGCCTGCGCCAACAATTTTGGATCAGTTTCGGGCAATATATGAAACCCGTCCCTTCAGCAAGCGGTTCTACCGTAAACTGGACAAATTACAAAACAGGGGTGAAGAACATCTTCTTTAAAATGGATGTCGATGGTAAAAAAGCCTTTATCAGCATTCAGCTGTCGCATCCCGATACTGACATCAGACACCTTATCTTCGAACAGTTTGAAGAGTTTAAGCTCCTGTTTACTAATACAGTAAACGAAGAATGGGACTGGATTAAAGATGCTGCCGATGATTTCGGTAAAACGGTATCTCAGATTTCCATTAGCATTAACGGAGTGAGCATTTTTAATCAACAGCACTGGCCTACGTTAATCTCCTTTTTTAAACCCAGAATAATTGCCTTAGATGAATTTTGGGACAATGTAAAACCTGTTTTCGAAGATCTGGTTTAA